In one Natronosalvus amylolyticus genomic region, the following are encoded:
- a CDS encoding DUF3179 domain-containing protein, which yields MNVRQVIPRDAIPSIDTPSFDRSYDGPTEDEVIVVDLDGEPARAYPIRILDYHEVVNDSIGEVPIAVTWCPLCASAVVYESTIDNRRLTFGVSGKLADDDLVLYDRETGSEWKQSAGTCIDGSLSDRQLEVLPSARTTVSGFLERHDDGKILQPIPGAESEAASDDDQPAPVDYSERPYAEYFSSDAVGLAGLRGETGDRSWERTDLEPKSILLGIEHGGDARGFPLPWVDEAGGILEGTVGGRQVIVVTTAEGIHAFDDPGFSLERQSAGDGDELVGDGTVWDPVTGTSADGRSLEAVPAKRLFAFAWIDDHGADTFVDRRE from the coding sequence ATCCCTCGAGATGCGATACCGAGCATCGATACGCCGTCGTTCGACCGCTCGTACGACGGGCCAACCGAGGACGAAGTCATCGTCGTCGATCTCGACGGTGAACCCGCCCGAGCGTATCCGATACGAATTCTCGACTATCACGAAGTCGTCAACGATTCCATCGGCGAGGTACCGATTGCGGTTACGTGGTGCCCGCTCTGTGCGAGCGCCGTCGTCTACGAGTCGACTATCGATAACCGGAGGCTCACTTTCGGCGTGAGTGGCAAACTCGCCGACGACGACCTGGTACTGTACGACCGCGAGACGGGGTCAGAGTGGAAACAGTCGGCCGGAACCTGTATCGATGGCTCACTCAGTGACCGTCAGCTCGAGGTCCTGCCAAGCGCCCGCACGACCGTATCAGGCTTTCTCGAGCGACACGACGACGGCAAGATTCTCCAACCGATCCCGGGCGCCGAAAGCGAAGCCGCGAGCGATGACGACCAGCCTGCCCCCGTCGATTACAGCGAGCGTCCGTACGCCGAGTACTTCTCGAGCGACGCCGTAGGATTGGCGGGATTGCGCGGGGAAACGGGTGATCGCTCGTGGGAGCGAACCGACCTCGAGCCAAAATCGATCCTGCTGGGTATCGAACACGGTGGTGACGCTCGCGGATTTCCCCTCCCCTGGGTCGACGAGGCTGGTGGTATCCTCGAGGGAACCGTCGGCGGTCGCCAGGTGATCGTCGTGACGACGGCGGAGGGTATCCACGCTTTCGACGACCCTGGATTCAGCCTCGAACGCCAGTCGGCTGGTGACGGTGACGAACTCGTCGGTGACGGAACGGTCTGGGACCCCGTTACCGGTACCAGCGCCGACGGCCGTTCACTCGAGGCGGTTCCTGCCAAGCGATTGTTCGCCTTCGCCTGGATCGACGATCATGGTGCGGATACGTTCGTCGACCGAAGGGAATAG
- a CDS encoding APC family permease, giving the protein MAPELQRDLGLFATTAIAIGAMVGSGIFILPGIAYASAGSAVVLAYLIAGLLVIPAALSASEMATAMPEDGGSYVYVERGMGPLMGTIAGIGNWFMLSFKGALALIGGVPYLVYVAPELASYILPIALGLALFFTLLNVVSTKSTGSLQFAIVGVMILAMGYFIVSGFPDVSGSQTTGSFDLASEGILAATGLVFVSYAGVIKVSAVAEEVKDPGKTIPRAMIGSLLFTTALYVLVVYVAIGVAPDLSTGGGFVPAAGEEVASIAYAADAVLGSVGSFIIVLAALLALASTANAGLLSASRFPFAMARDDLVPGAFEKLHDRFKTPALAVAITGGVMMFMIVTLPIEQVAKFGSAFQILVFILVNLALVGFREGAIDDYEPEFVAPFYPWVQLVGMGGGLLVLTQMGTVPFAGAVAITIISIAWYVGYARPRTDREGAARSGARQNVSQRAVDRTHELFEADREYDVLVAITESTSPNARRDMLRMATDMGRLRSTTVSVVEFVDVPHQLFAGDHARISTDEIPDWMPTSSDDAPPWFPDEYDINRPVRPSGGVRTDTGHPAPATRIEYREVDSEDHKHAIVDLATYGDYDLIIAERNQADFHHRLFGSDTDWLIENAPCDVMLVEDNDFDGADEIAVVANRGPFDPLKLLFADAVAEETGAQINLLQAIPADAPDSQRETVDRYHEQLISILTVPTRSTVIETDDETAGLARFVGDADLLVTGIDRTGLTARVFGRPGNRLVDSVDTTAVMVQTHDGRRQSLLQRLLMDHLFG; this is encoded by the coding sequence ATGGCGCCGGAACTTCAACGAGATCTCGGGCTGTTCGCCACGACGGCGATTGCCATCGGGGCGATGGTGGGAAGTGGTATCTTTATCCTCCCGGGGATCGCGTACGCCTCGGCAGGTTCTGCCGTCGTGTTGGCGTACCTTATCGCGGGACTACTGGTGATACCGGCAGCGCTCTCAGCCTCTGAAATGGCGACAGCAATGCCAGAAGACGGCGGTTCCTACGTGTACGTCGAACGTGGCATGGGCCCACTCATGGGAACCATTGCAGGGATTGGTAACTGGTTTATGCTGTCGTTCAAGGGCGCGCTAGCGCTGATCGGTGGCGTCCCCTATCTGGTGTACGTTGCCCCCGAGCTCGCCAGCTACATTCTTCCGATCGCACTCGGATTGGCGTTATTTTTCACGCTGTTAAACGTCGTGAGCACCAAATCCACGGGAAGCCTGCAGTTTGCCATCGTCGGGGTCATGATCCTGGCGATGGGGTATTTCATCGTCAGTGGCTTTCCCGACGTGAGCGGGAGCCAGACCACTGGATCGTTCGATCTCGCATCTGAGGGAATCCTCGCGGCAACGGGACTCGTGTTCGTCTCCTATGCAGGGGTGATCAAGGTTTCCGCCGTCGCCGAGGAGGTCAAAGACCCGGGGAAAACGATTCCTCGAGCGATGATCGGTTCACTACTGTTTACGACGGCGCTGTACGTGCTGGTCGTCTACGTGGCCATCGGCGTCGCACCGGATCTGTCAACCGGTGGTGGGTTCGTCCCCGCAGCGGGAGAAGAAGTCGCATCGATCGCGTACGCTGCAGACGCCGTTCTCGGTAGCGTCGGTTCGTTCATTATCGTGCTGGCGGCCTTACTCGCACTAGCTTCGACGGCCAATGCCGGTTTGCTCTCTGCCTCGCGATTCCCGTTCGCGATGGCTCGAGACGACCTTGTTCCGGGTGCGTTCGAGAAACTTCACGACCGATTCAAGACGCCTGCCCTTGCCGTCGCGATTACCGGCGGCGTAATGATGTTCATGATCGTCACCCTTCCGATCGAACAGGTGGCGAAGTTCGGCAGTGCGTTCCAGATACTCGTGTTTATTCTGGTCAACCTCGCGCTGGTCGGCTTTCGAGAAGGAGCTATCGACGACTACGAACCCGAGTTCGTTGCCCCGTTTTACCCCTGGGTGCAACTCGTCGGTATGGGGGGCGGACTCCTCGTGCTCACCCAGATGGGGACGGTTCCGTTCGCCGGTGCGGTCGCAATCACGATCATCTCCATCGCCTGGTACGTTGGCTACGCTCGCCCTCGAACCGACCGAGAAGGAGCGGCCAGAAGCGGTGCCCGACAGAACGTCAGTCAGCGAGCAGTCGACCGAACACATGAACTGTTCGAGGCCGACCGCGAGTACGACGTTCTGGTAGCCATCACCGAATCGACGTCGCCAAACGCGAGACGGGACATGCTCCGGATGGCGACCGACATGGGGCGACTCCGATCGACGACAGTCTCTGTCGTCGAATTCGTCGATGTCCCACACCAACTGTTCGCTGGCGATCACGCCCGCATCAGCACCGACGAGATTCCCGATTGGATGCCCACCTCGAGCGACGATGCTCCCCCCTGGTTCCCGGACGAGTACGATATCAACCGGCCCGTCCGCCCGTCCGGTGGTGTGAGGACCGACACTGGACACCCAGCGCCAGCGACTCGCATCGAGTATCGGGAAGTGGACAGCGAAGATCACAAACACGCTATCGTCGACCTGGCAACCTACGGTGACTACGACCTGATCATCGCCGAACGCAATCAGGCTGATTTCCACCACCGACTGTTCGGTAGCGATACGGATTGGCTCATCGAAAACGCGCCCTGTGACGTTATGCTGGTCGAAGACAACGATTTCGACGGTGCCGATGAAATCGCCGTCGTTGCCAACCGCGGTCCATTCGACCCACTGAAACTGCTGTTTGCCGACGCCGTTGCCGAGGAAACCGGTGCCCAAATAAACCTCCTGCAGGCGATACCAGCTGATGCACCCGACAGTCAACGGGAAACGGTCGACCGTTACCACGAACAGCTTATTTCGATTCTGACCGTGCCTACACGTTCGACGGTTATCGAAACCGACGACGAAACGGCCGGTCTCGCTCGCTTCGTCGGCGACGCCGACTTGCTCGTGACCGGTATCGACCGAACGGGGCTGACCGCTCGAGTGTTCGGTCGGCCAGGAAATCGGCTGGTCGATTCCGTCGACACAACTGCAGTGATGGTCCAGACCCACGACGGACGGCGACAGAGTTTACTGCAGCGGTTGCTGATGGATCACCTGTTTGGCTAA
- a CDS encoding FAD-dependent oxidoreductase: MEDPFVIVGGDAAGMSAASKAKREDPELEVVVFEKGDWVSYAACGMPYYIKGTVEELEDLVAVTPDQFRDKRDVDLRTNHEVVAIDVEAETVTVEGPDGERFDQPYGALLIGTGARAIEPPFDGFDLEGVFTLHSMDGAAAVDSYIDEQEPKAAAIVGGGYVGVEMAEALAERGIEVSMFEMLPRTLQPFGEATATVVEDHLREQGVDLYLETAVEGFDGEASVERVALEDDAVETDLVIVGVGVTPNVEIAEEAGIELGPTGAIATDEYGRTSVESVYAAGDCAEATNVVTGEPDHVPLALTANRAGRAIGTTVAGSPTETGGTAGTAIVKAFELGAARTGIIDDERAREAGFEPVSVTIEAPTRPHYYPGAVELTVTLVADRSSGRVLGASLVGRDGAKRIDTVATAVHSGLTVAELENLDLAYAPPFSPVWDPILTAAKVLGGKLDTDDER, from the coding sequence ATGGAGGACCCGTTCGTCATCGTCGGCGGAGACGCTGCAGGAATGAGCGCTGCGAGCAAGGCCAAACGTGAGGATCCGGAACTCGAGGTAGTCGTCTTCGAGAAAGGGGATTGGGTATCGTATGCCGCCTGTGGGATGCCGTACTACATCAAGGGAACCGTCGAGGAACTCGAGGACCTGGTCGCAGTCACGCCCGACCAGTTCCGAGACAAGCGAGACGTCGACCTCCGAACCAATCACGAGGTCGTCGCAATAGATGTCGAGGCCGAGACAGTCACGGTCGAAGGACCCGACGGCGAACGTTTCGACCAACCCTACGGCGCACTGTTGATCGGGACCGGCGCTCGAGCTATCGAGCCGCCGTTCGACGGCTTCGACCTCGAGGGGGTGTTCACCTTACACAGCATGGACGGGGCGGCGGCAGTCGACAGCTACATCGACGAGCAGGAACCGAAAGCGGCGGCCATCGTCGGCGGTGGCTACGTCGGCGTCGAAATGGCCGAAGCGCTCGCCGAACGTGGAATCGAGGTGTCGATGTTCGAAATGCTCCCTCGGACGCTCCAACCCTTCGGCGAGGCGACTGCAACGGTCGTCGAAGACCATCTCCGCGAGCAGGGTGTGGACCTGTACCTCGAGACGGCAGTGGAGGGATTCGACGGCGAGGCGTCCGTCGAACGCGTCGCCCTCGAGGACGATGCGGTCGAGACGGACCTCGTTATCGTCGGTGTGGGTGTCACACCGAACGTCGAAATCGCCGAGGAAGCAGGCATCGAACTCGGGCCGACCGGTGCCATCGCTACTGACGAATACGGACGGACCAGTGTCGAAAGCGTCTACGCAGCGGGCGACTGTGCCGAAGCGACCAACGTGGTCACCGGCGAACCGGATCACGTCCCCCTCGCACTGACGGCGAACCGTGCTGGCCGGGCTATCGGGACGACTGTCGCCGGATCGCCCACCGAAACCGGCGGGACGGCCGGCACGGCCATCGTGAAGGCTTTCGAACTCGGTGCCGCCCGGACGGGCATTATCGACGACGAACGGGCACGGGAGGCCGGGTTCGAACCCGTCTCGGTCACCATAGAAGCCCCGACACGCCCGCACTACTATCCTGGCGCTGTCGAGTTGACGGTGACACTCGTCGCCGACCGCTCGAGCGGACGCGTCCTGGGCGCGAGTCTCGTCGGTCGCGATGGGGCAAAACGAATCGATACGGTTGCCACGGCCGTCCACTCCGGCCTGACGGTCGCTGAACTCGAGAATCTCGACCTCGCGTACGCACCGCCGTTCAGCCCAGTCTGGGACCCCATTTTGACGGCGGCGAAAGTTCTTGGCGGGAAACTCGATACCGACGACGAACGCTGA